One Helianthus annuus cultivar XRQ/B chromosome 7, HanXRQr2.0-SUNRISE, whole genome shotgun sequence genomic region harbors:
- the LOC110867866 gene encoding GPI transamidase component PIG-S produces MAEISETMGTESSPPEETTNEHSKSSNFDDKTMRKTKPGLKRLILTLTVLFSFLLGLPWLLKSIEIYRSPLPFRDIDSLATAIDSKPLVFPCRFHLVFVNFDHSSSIKPKVDNLGFLVSSYMSEYAVSNSYCGTCDGNYTVSVSLDTGDNCVEYEDADKRILWKCGALSEFNFDQSDEAFDEYLQDTVGGSRVYTVVVVNTDQGDRLRAVVGKYRHAWVVGRVGEMNLVAEMAAEMFVKVFVSGAKDEGSIQGEFMPVGADGKIVLSFNLLNADPRDWVYDWDFKEVDEKLLAPTLEALAPIANISVESQVLYHTPKSSYSYWDDEQESHIFSTKDLPFFVNSNEWHLDTSIAAGGRSKILQFVVYVPSANECPLRLQLPTGEISVTNGFISPTWGGVVVFNPPNCLENANSMHPLRRKLSSQELNQIFEVFMGQLRQLFGLKSTGFYKGSSGTSVLLASERGFTEWELDALARQHACYNLQQCGTTLGSLSRLVQSLPRMIIKDEIGKQVKFSLEAAKLAQHNASQGICDASAVSSRHARSLAEDAFFHPSVMSISYYSFEHMFAVYSPFFLPLSLHVILAVVREIKRYKQESRKYAAWEALRKQHSD; encoded by the exons ATGGCGGAAATCTCTGAAACCATGGGAACTGAATCATCTCCACCAGAAGAAACCACAAACGAACACTCAAAATCATCAAACTTCGATGATAAAACCATGCGCAAGACAAAACCTGGATTAAAGCGTCTCATACTAACCCTAACCGTCTTATTCTCCTTCCTCTTAG GTCTCCCATGGCTACTTAAATCCATCGAGATCTATCGATCACCTCTTCCGTTTCGCGATATAGATTCGCTAGCAACCGCTATTGATTCAAAACCGTTAGTGTTTCCGTGTAGATTTCATCTAGTGTTTGTTAATTTTGATCACAGTAGTTCAATTAAGCCGAAGGTTGACAACCTAGGGTTTCTGGTTAGCAGTTATATGTCAGAATATGCTGTTAGTAATTCATATTGTGGCACTTGTGATGGAAACTATACGGTTTCAGTTAGTTTAGACACTGGTGATAACTGTGTAGAATATGAAGATGCTGATAAAAGGATATTATGGAAGTGTGGAGCATTAAGTGAGTTCAATTTTGATCAGAGTGATGAAGCGTTTGATGAGTACTTGCAGGATACTGTGGGAGGGAGTAGGGTTTATACTGTTGTGGTTGTGAATACGGATCAAGGGGATAGATTAAGGGCGGTGGTGGGGAAGTACCGGCATGCTTGGGTTGTAGGTAGGGTTGGAGAGATGAATTTGGTGGCGGAAATGGCGGCAGAGATGTTTGTGAAGGTATTTGTGAGTGGTGCGAAAGATGAAGGGAGTATTCAAGGGGAGTTTATGCCTGTTGGTGCTGATGGGAAGATTGTTCTTTCTTTCAATTTGTTGAATGCTGATCCGCGTGATTGGGTTTATGATTG GGACTTTAAAGAGGTAGATGAGAAACTTCTAGCTCCTACACTTGAAGCTTTGGCGCCTATAGCGAATATAAGTGTGGAAAGTCAG GTTTTGTATCATACTCCAAAATCTTCATATTCTTATTGGGATGATGAACAGGAGAGCCATATCTTTAGCACCAAAGATCTTCCGTTCTTT GTGAATTCAAATGAATGGCACCTGGATACTTCCATAGCGGCTGGTGGGCGATCAAAGATTTTGCAATTTGTGGT ATATGTACCATCTGCCAATGAATGTCCACTCAGGTTACAGCTTCCAACTGGAGAGATTTCTGTCACGAATGGCTTTATATCTCCA ACATGGGGAGGTGTTGTAGTTTTCAATCCTCCTAACTGCTTGGAAAATGCAAACAGCATGCACCCTCTCAGGCGTAAACTTTCGTCCCAG GAACTTAACCAGATTTTCGAAGTTTTCATGGGGCAACTTCGACAATTATTTGGTTTAAAATCTACTGGTTTCTACAAGGGTTCATCAGGAACTTCTGTTCTTTTAGCCAGTGAAAGAGGCTTTACAGAATG GGAACTAGATGCTTTGGCTCGACAACATGCATGTTATAATCTTCAACAGTGTGGTACAACGCTTGGATCACTTTCAAGATTG GTCCAATCACTACCAAGAATGATCATTAAGGATGAGATTGGAAAACAG GTCAAGTTTTCTCTGGAGGCTGCAAAATTAGCTCAACATAACGCCTCACAAGGCATTTGTGACGCTTCAGCGG TTTCCTCGAGGCATGCTAGATCGTTGGCTGAGGACGCGTTCTTTCACCCATCTGTAATGTCTATCAGTTACTACTCATTTGAGCACATGTTTGCTGTCTATTCG CCATTTTTCCTGCCACTTTCGCTGCATGTGATTCTTGCGGTTGTGCGAGAGATAAAAAGATACAAACAAGAAAGCAGAAAATATGCAGCTTGGGAAGCCTTAAGAAAGCAGCATTCTGATTAG